CGGACGCCGGAGAGGTCGCATACGGCAAGTTTTTCGCCGGAAAAGCGGGCTTCGTTTCGCTTGAATGGCTGCCGTTTTTCGCGAATTGGCGGCGCGACGGCTACGACTTCGACGCGCTCTGGAGCGACGGCAAGGCGGACCGCCGCGAAAAGCTGATTATGGATCTTTTCGCGGACGGCGGCGAGCTTTTCTCGAACGAGATCAGGCGCCTCGCCGGTTTCGGCAAGGGCGGCGCGAAAAACTTTGAAGGCACGCTCACCGCGCTTCAGCACAAGTTTTATCTTTCTGTGCGCGATTTCCGTCAGCGGCGCAGCCCCGGCGGCGATTCCTACGGCTGGCCCATCGCGGTCTATTCGCCGCCGGAGAGCCGCTGGGGATACGGTCTGCTTTCGTCGGCGTACTCCGAGCCGCCGGAAAGGTCGCGCGAGCGCGTTTTCACCCGCGTCCGCGAGCTTTACCCGAACGCGACTGAAAAGAGCGTTAAAGACATATTGAAATAGAAGACGGTAAGAAAAAGGACGGCCATCTGCGGATGGCCGTCCTTTCAGTGCGTTTTATTCCTTTGCGACGTGCTCGAGGAAGACCTCCGCGAGTTTCGGATCGAAGTGTGAGCCGGATTCATCGCGGATGATTTTCAGCGCCTCGTCGACCGGGATCGCCTTCTTGTAGCAGCGTTCGGAGATCAGCGCGTCGTAGACGTCGGCAATCGCCATAATTCTCGCGGCGAGAGGTATGCTTTCTCCCGAGAGGCCTTCCGGATAACCGGTTCCGTCCCAGCGCTCGTGATGATAGGTCGCGATATCGGAGGCAAACTTCAGATATTCTTCGTCGGTGACGCCGCTGAGGGTCTGCCTTATGACCGTGCCGCCCTCGGAGGCGTGGCGTTTCATCTGCTCGAACTCATCGGGCGTCAGCTTGCCGGGCTTCTTCAGTATATCGTCCGGAACGACTATCTTGCCGACGTCGTGCATCGGCGCGAGCGCGTACAGCTCGGAAACGAAACGGTCGTCAAGCTTGTCGGCGTAGACTCCGTCGTTTCGCGCGCTTTCGGCAATGCTCTTGACGAGGTTGCTCGTGCGCGAAACGTGCTCGCCGGTTTCCGCGTCGCGGCTTTCTATCAAGCTTGCCATTCCGGTTATGATGTTTTCCTGCATGCCCGACAATACTTTCTGATCCGCGAGCAGCTTCGCCTTGGCGTCCTGCTGGACGAGGTCGTTATAGTATATGTAGCAGAGGCTGGCGCAGACGCCGATGGCGATGTAATCGGTGTAGACCTTAAAGAAGACCAGCGGTATGATGCCCGAAAGCATTACTATCGGTATCATAACGATGGTGAAGACGTCTCTGCGTTTGAAGCGTCTGCCGACCATTATCAGACTGCCGATGAGGAAGAGCAGGCTGACGATATAGAACGCCTCGTAGATTATATAGAGCTTGCCGCGGAAGTAGGTACCGCTGTCGTCGAAGTAGAAAATCCAGCCGAAAAACAGCGATAGGATCTCGAGCCCCGCGTGTATCAGCAGCAGTATACCCGATACCTTTATCATACGGCGCATACCGAGCGCGCCCGCGAAAAAGACGGGCAGCATAGGAGTCAGCGAGAACTGTATCGCCGTCAGTATCGAGAGCGGCACGGCGACGATTTTGCCGTACCCGCTGAATTTCAACGCCAGAACCTCGGCCGCCGCGCAGAGCATGACGGCTAGGAAGGTGCAGATATACCAGCGCTTCTGCTCCTTAGTGAACGCCGAATAAGTTGCGACGTGGATAAGCATCGCGAGCATCAGCAGCTCCGTGATAACTATGGCGAAGATGTAAAAGTTAAATTCCATCAATCGGCTTCTTCTTTCGAGAACGGATAATACTTGAGGAAGATCTCCGCGAGCTTCGGGTCGAAGTGCGAACCGGATTCGAGGCGTATCGTGGCGAGCGCCTTGTCGACGGGCATCGCTTTTTTGTAGCAGCGCTCCGAGACGAGCGCGTCGAATACGTCGGCGATCGCCATTATCCTCGCGGAAATCGGGATATCTTCGCCCGCGAGCCCCTCGGGGTATCCGGCGCCGTCCCAGCGTTCGTGGTGATAGGTCGCGATGTCGGAGGCGAATTTGAGGTATTCCTCGTCGGTGATACCCTTGAGTATCTGCCTTACTACGTCGCCGCCCGCCGAGGCGTGAGTCTTCATTATTTCGTATTCCTCGTCCGTCAGCTTGCCCGGCTTGCGGAGTATACTGTCGGGAACGATTATCTTTCCGACGTCGTGCATCGGCGCGAGCGTGGTGAGCAGGGATATGAAGCGCTCGTCGATTTCCTCAGGATAGATCCGCTCGATCATCGCGTTCTCGGCGATCGCCTTGACGTAGGCGCCGGTGCGCGAAACGTGCTCGCCGGTCTCGGTATCGCGGCTTTCTATAAGGTTCGCCAGTCCGGATATCGTATGCTTCTGCATATCGGTTATCTTTTCCTGATTGGCGATCAGCTCGGCGTGTATATCCTCCTGAACGAGGTCGTTATAGTAAATGTAGCAGAGGCAGGCGGCGATACCGATGCTGATATATGCTATATGTATTTCCATCAACGTCATCGGGATAATGCCCGCGATGAGTATTACGAGCACCATTCCTATCGTAATAGTGTCTCTGTGACGGAACTTCCTGCCGACCACGATCATGCTTACTATCAGATAAAGCAGCGCGAGGAAGTAGCAGACGGTGTAGATAATAAAAAACTTTCCGCGGTGATACCCTTCTGCGTCGAAATAAAACACCCAGCCGAACGGCGCGGAAACTATCTCGATCACCGCGTTTATCATAAAGAACCGCACGGCCCTTTTCGACTCCTTATGCTGACCGAGCGCGCCGGAAAAGAAGACCGCCAGCAGCGGCGAGGCCGAGAACTGGATGACGGTTATTATGGTCAGCGGTATCGCCCACGAGGGTTTGTAATACCCGCAATGGACGGCGAATTCGGCGGCGGAGCACACCATAACCGAGGCGAAGGTCATAATGAACCAGGCCTTCTGCTGACGCGTGAAGCCGGAGTAGTTTATCACGTGCAGCGTCATGGCTATCATAAGCAGCTCTATGAGGATTGTAGCGCTCATGTAAAAGGTCATATCGTTTTCCTTTCGCGGTTACGGCGCGAGCTCCATCGGGGATTATTCGTCGATGATTTCCGTATTGCCGTCGCTTTCTTCCGGTTCCTCTTCATTCTTCTTGACGGCGGAGTCGATGGACTTGCCGAAGACGAAGAAGCGCTGGAACAGGAACTCGGTAACGAGGTTGATGAACATATTAATAAATGTGACGAGGTATTCGTTCCACCCGAGCGTCATCGTCAGATAGTGCTCAAGCATTGTGGAGAGCGGGGTGAACACGGCGTAGTATCCGGCGACCTTGAGCATCGCGATCGGCACGTTGTTGGCGGATTTGAAGGTGAACTTGCGGTTGAGCGTGAAGTTCCACAAAACCGAAAGGACGAGCGCGATCAGGTATGATACCCAGTAGGGGAAGTGCCAGACCTCGTTCATCAGAGTGAAGCTGCCGATTTGTATGATTCCGGCGCTTATAGAAAACAGCATGAACTTGATCGTGCGCACGAATTCTTTTTTGCCTTTGCTTTCCATTCTCTGCCTCTTTTCAAAAATATATAGACAAATTATATCACAAGTCGCCGCGTTTTTCAACAATAATCTTACGGCGCCGCGTTTTCGTTTCGCCGCCGCGCGCCGGCGAAAAAGTTACAAAAAGGTTACAAAACTGTAACTAATTTGTAACCGTTTTTTTCCGTCAACCGTGCTATAATGATAGCGTAAGATGAACGAAGGGAAGCATTTAAGATGAAACGCGTTATTGCATTGATAATACTCGCCTGTATGGCGGTCGGTCTCTGCGCCTGCGCGCCGAAGAAGGAAAACGGCTTCGTGAAGCTGGAGCTCGGCGACCTGACGAACTACGGCGTGAACTCCATTTCCGTTTGGGGCGACGAGGCGCTGATAATGCTATACAACAACGCCGCCGACGCCGAAACGCCTTATGAGCTGCGCCGCTGGGATCTGAAACGCAACAGGCTCATCAACGAGATGAAGCTCGCGTCCGACAACGGATACGGCTGCTCCGCCGCCTATGACGACGCCGGCGTCGTTATTATTACGTATATGCGCGGCGAAGACCGGGAAGTCACGGTCGGTTACGACCGCGACTTCAACAAGCTCGACAACTACGTTCCCGAAAAGGTCGATCCCGAGGCGCGCTACAAGGCGCTCGGCGTGACCGATTTCTGGCAGGAAGACTGCTGCGCCTTCTACGACAGCGGCAACAAGCGCGCGATGATATTCTACGACGACCCGAGCAGGATATACTTCGTCGAAACGGACGCCGAATACGGCGCCGCGAAGTACGGGATGAAGATCGCGTACTGCAAAGACGGTGAGGATAAAAACTCATTCCACCTGACCGATTTCGCAAAGGGCGGGATAATCAACCGCGCCGATATTTCCACCGTGCGCGAGGGATATTACAACGCCTACGCCAACCAGACGGTCATGAACGACAAATACGTGCTGACGGTGCTGGAGTTCGAAAAGGAGAGCGACCGTCCCGAGCCCGACTATGACGGCGATGACTTCTCCTCGGAAGAGGAATGGAGCTCAGAAGAGGAGAGCTCATCCGAGGAATCGGAGAGCAGCGGCGAAAGCTCAGAAGAGGAGAGCTCGTCCGCGTTCTCCGACAGCGCGGAAAGCGAGCCGCCCGAGTCCTCCGGAAGCTCCGAGCCGGAAAGCTCGTCCGAGCCGGAGAGCGTCGAGCCCGAAAGCTCCGCCGGCGAAACCTCATCCGAGCCGCAGCCGAACGCCGCGGACGTCATCGAGCTTGTCGATGAGGAAGAGGACTGCGAGGGCGCGGGCGAGGAGTATGAGGGCGAGGACTGCAACTGCGGTTACGACGGCGACTTTCAGGCGGTCGAGACCGCTATCGACGTCTACGTCTGGGACTTCACCGTCGGCGCGTACGAGACCGCCGACAGCGCCAACGTGACGTCCGTGAACTTCGGCGAGATTGAGGAGAAGGCGAAGGCGCGCGCCGACGAGATCGGTGAAAAGTACGGCGTCAAGATCATCATCAACCCCGAGGAGCGCACCGACGAGAACGGCATCGCCGACCTCGAGAACAACGACACCTTCGTGCCCGGCTATATGAACCTCGATATCCTCGACGAAACGCTCGGAAAGTTCCCGCAGGGCATCTTTACCGAGATGCTGAACGACGGTATGTTCGATGAGTTCCGCCTCTATATCGCAAAGCGTATAAACGACGATTTCTCCGCCGCTTACGCGAACAACTGCAACGGCATACTCTATATCGCGCTGACGACCTCGTTCTTCAACGAGTCCAACATCGCCCACGAAATGATGCATTCGATGGAATACCGCATGGACGATATATGGGACAGATGGCAAAAGCTCAACCCGAAGGGCTTCGAGTATTACGGCGATCCGCGCGAGGCGAACGACACCGACTATGACGAAAACTACTTCGTCCGCGGCTACGGGCAGGCGAATCAGCTCGAGGACCGCGCCACGGTCTTCGAGGAGCTTTTTATCTCCGGAGACAACGAGGATCTCGAAAGCTGGTGGTATGCCGACAAGCCCGGCGTCGTCGCGAAGGCGAAGTTCCTCTGCGCCGAGATACGCAAGGCGTACCCGAGCGTCGCGGCGGTCGACGAGGCGGTCTGGGAGCGCCGGATCAGAGGGCTCTGATAATGAAGAAGATACTGTTCGTCTGCCACGGCAATATATGCCGCAGTCCGATGGCGGAGTATATTTTCCGCGATGAAGCCGGCAAAGCGGGGCTGGAAGCGTACGCCGAGTCCGCCGCGACAAGTTCCGAGGAGATATGGGGCGGCGTGGGCAATCCCGTATATCCGCCGGTGAAAAAACTGCTCGCGGAGCGGGGCATAGACTGTTCGGATAAGCGCGCCCGCCTGCTGACGAGGCGGGACTACGCCGGCTTCGACCTCATCGTCGTGATGGACGGCGCGAACCTCCGCAACACGCTGCGCGTATTCGGCGGCGACCCGGAGGGAAAGGTACGCAAGCTGCTCGATTTCACGGGCAGGGGAGGCGACGTCGCGGACCCGTGGTACACCCGTGATTTCACCGCCGCCGAGCGCGATATCGACGACGGCGTCCGCGCGCTGATCGGGTGTTTGAAGAATAACGCATAAGCGTACACAAAAAGCAAAAGACCTGCCGGATCCGGCAGGTCTTGTTTTATTATTCAGTTATCACTGCAGTTTGCTTATTGCGCGTTCTATCGCTTCGCGCTCCTCGCCGCTGACGATGCCCCATTCCTCTTTCATCAGACGCAGGGCTTCGCGGTACGCGCCGACGGCTCCGGCTTTGTCGCCGCGTATCTCGCATATATGCGCGATGCTCACCGCGCTGTCGATATACTTCGGCGACGGCTGAGCTTCCTGTCCTTTGCGATACCACGCGACGGCTTTGTCGTATTCCTGACGCTGCGTGTATATATCGCCAAGCGTGAGCGCCAGACACCACTCCCGGTCGTCCGTGCTTTCGAGCTCGCGGAGCAGTCTTTCGCTTTCGTCTTTATCGCACGCAGCCGCGGCTATGAGATAGCGGTACATAGGCGTGCGGAAGGTGCCGTCTATGGCTGCGAGCTTGTCGAGCCACGCGCGCGCCTCGTCGAGGCGGCGGTCGTCTATGAGGTTATCCAGCAGCCACATCAGCGCGGCGCGGTTAGTCGGATTGCGGCGGCAGTAATCGCCGAACCACTCTATGAGCTCGTGGTGATTGCGCGCGTTCCAATCGGGTATATAGCTGCCCCAGGCGTTCGCCAGCTCGCTGACGGCCTCTCTGTCGCTGCCGGTTTTCTCGACCGCGCGTCTGCCGAAATCCGCCGCTTTGAGGCGGAACTGCTCTGCCTGATTGTTATAAAGCTTTGTCATTAGCAGCAGCGCCCTGCCTTCGAGCTCCGGATCCTCGGCGAAGGCGGCGAGCTGCCGCTCGATCTGCTTCAGCTCGGCTTCGTCGAACATACCGCGGCTGTAGATATGATTCTCTATGCGTTCCATCTGCTGATCGGGAGTCATGGCGAAAAGCTGATCGATCGTGACGCCGAAGAAGACGGCGATCTCCGGCAGCAGCTGAACGTCGGGTATGCTGTTGCCGCATTCCCATTTGCTGACGGTCTGCGCGGTCACGTTAAGTGCTTCCGCGAGCGCTTCCTGCGTGAGCCCTCTGCCGTCGCGCAGACGGCGTATTTCTTTTCCGATTTCCATATTCGGTTTCTCCTTTGCTTTTGATGATCCGATTATAGCAGACCGAAAAGGAGGATTCCAGCGACCGCCGCGCGAGGCGACTGTCGCGTCGGTTGAGTTCTCCGTAGCGGCGGAAGTCACTTCTTCTCAGGCGCAATCGTGAAGCCGAAGGAGAAGCGCTTTTCGGTGAAGCGGTATTTGTCGAGCAGGCGCGGGCCGCAGCTGTTCGTGCCGATGCCGCCGAGCGCGCCGTCTACGGTGAGCACGGAGTGCTTTGGCGCGGGCAGCTCCCACGCGTGCGCGGCGGCTTCAAGCTCCGAAACGTTCCAGCCGAGCAGCGAGAAGGCAAAGTCCGCGTCCGCGGAAACGTTCAGCGCCGCGCCTTCGCCGCGGACGGTCAGCTCGCGGACGTTCATGCGCTCGCCGCAGTCCTGCGGCTTGACGCTGTAATCGAAGCGTTCGGGCAGCGCCGCCTCGAAGCGGCCTATCCGCGTCGCGAGCGTCTTATCGGGATAGCTTTCGCCCGCGCCGCGCCCGAACCACGCGTATTCGCGGAAGTCCTTTTTCAGCGGCAGTGCGAGCCCGAAGCGGGGGAGGGACGGCGCGCCTTCCGCGACCTCGACTTCGGCGCGGAAGCCGCAGCTCCCGTCGGTGAAGAAGCGGTATTCGAGCGCGACCGCGAAGGGCGGCGCGACGACGTCGCCGCCGAGCGTGATCCGCGCTCTGACGGCGTTACCGACGGCGCTTATCTCACGCGCCGCGGAACGCATATCGTAGAATCCGGCTTTGCGCCACTCTTCCTTTTCCCAAACGTCGTTATCCGTCGCGGCGCGCGCGGCGCTGAAATACGCCGGCTCCGCGAGCAGCTCCTCGCCGCCCGCCTTAATCGAAACGGGCAGGCCGGAGAGCTTGGATATGATATATTCCGCCTCGCCGGCGGTTATTCTTATTTCGGTATCGCTTTCCGCGATCGCGTCCGCGCCCTCGGCGCCGGAACGCGCGGGGAGCGCGTATTCGCCTCGCGTGAACTGCTTGAAGCAGACCTCGTTCATATTCCGGTCGAGCACGGAGAAGGTGACCGCCGCGAGGCCGCCGCCGTCGGGGAAGCGGAGCGGTATGACCGCGCTGCCGAGCGGCTCGATGCGCGGCATCGCCTCGGCCTTGAGCGAAACGCGCCTTCCGTTCAGTTCGCCGAGCGTTTTCAGCAGGTACCCGTCCGACGGGGTGAACGAAAGGCGGCTCGTTATCCTAACGCCGCCGTCCGCCTCCTCGAAGGCGAATGGCGCGTACGCCTGCTTCAGCTCAAGCAGGCCCGAATGCGGCTTGCGGTCGGCGGAGACGAGCCCGTCCATGCAGAAGTTGCCGTCGTGATACGCTTCGCCGAAGTCGCCTCCGTAGGCGAAGCGCGGGGAGCCGTCGGCGTTTTCGCCGGTCTTTATCCCGTGGTCGCACCATTCCCAGACGCAGCCGCCGCACATGCGCGGCTCGGAGTATATCAGCTCCCACCAGTCGGCGAGCTCGCCGTTGCTGTTGCCCATTGCGTGATTGTATTCGCAGAGGAAATACGGGCGTGAGTCGGGGCGCGCGAGCTGCCGTTTTATATCATCGAGCGAGGGGTACATACGGCTTATGAAGTCGACGCCGGCGGGGTAGTCGCCCTCGGGCGTCATATCCGCGGAAGCGCCCTCGTAATGCACCGGACGCGTTGCGTCGAGCTTATGCAGCAGGTCGGCGCAGGCGATGAAGTTCCCGCCCCAGAAGGATTCGTTGCCGAGCGACCATATCACGACGGAGGCGCGGTTTCTGTCGCGCGCCCACAGCCGCGTTTCGCGGTCGAGCAGGGCGTTTTTCCACATCGGCTTTTCGGCAATATCCTTCGTCAGCGCGTAGTCCGGCGCGGCGGTGAGTACACCGTGCGCCTCGACGTCCGCCTCGTCGATAACGTAGAAGCCGTATTCGTCGCAGAGCTTGAGAAAGCGCGGGTCGTTGGGATAGTGCGAGGTGCGTATCGCGTTGACGTTGTGCGCCTTCATCAGCTCGAGGTCGAGTCGCATATCGTCGGTCGTGACGGCGCAGCCGCGCTCCGGGTGCGAATCGTGGCGGTTTACGCCGCGCAGCTTGACCGGCGCGGAGTTGACCTTGAATACGCCGCCGTCCGTGGCGACGCTGCGGAAGCCGACGCTCTCGTATATCTTCTCGCCCGCGGCGGATATTTCGAGGGTGTAAAGCTCCGGCGTTTCCGCGGTCCACAGCCGAGGCGAAGGAACGCGCAGTTCCGCGCTTCCCGCGCAGTCGGCGGAGGCGATCACGCTTTCGCCGTCGAGCAGTCGGAGCTTGCAGGGCGCGTCGCCTTCGAAGCGGAGCGCGCCGTCCGCGCCCGCGGTAACGGTGTAGTCGCGCAGGTGTCCCTCGCTCCGCGAGAGCAGATAGACGCGGCGGAAGATACCGGAGGTGCGCCACTTGTCCTGACATTCGAGATAAGTCCCGTCGCACCATTTCAGTACGAGTATCGCGAAGCGGTTGCGCCCTTCGCGCAGGTATTCGGTTATGTCTATTTCGGAAGTCGAGTGCGACACCTGCGAATAACCAGCGAAGCGGCCGTTCACCCAAAGGTAAAAGCAGGAGTCGACGCCCTCGAGGTTTATGTAAGCGCGTCCGCGCGGAGTCAGCTCGACGTCGCGCAGATAGAGCCCCGCGGGGTTTTCGCGCGGAACGAACGGCGGATCGTAGGGGAACGGGTAGCGCACGTTGATATACGCCGGCTTGTCGTAACCGTTCAGCTGCCAGACGGAAGGCACGTTCAGCGTCGCTTCCGGCAGCGGATAGTCCGCGCCGACGGCTTCTTCCGGCACCGCCTCGGGCGAAGCGTAAAACGCGAAGCGCCACTCGCCGCAGAGCGACGTGAAAAGCGACGACGCGCCGCAGTCCGCGAGCGCGGAAGCGGCTTCGCGCGGAGTCACGCGGTCGCTCCCGGCGTAGGGGATGTAATACGCCCTCGGCGCCTCGCAGCCGATATGCAGTTTTTCGGTATCCTGATGGTATTTCAGTTCCATACTCCCACCGCCTTGATGATTTATCTCAACCCGATATTATTGTTGTAAACAAAGAAATGCGCGTAGCCAGCGTTCGACTGCGAACTGTATATCCCTTCCCAAATGCCTTCCCACGTAGCCGTGGGGTCGTCGACCAGCACGTAGGCGTCGTAGGTGTCGTAAC
This region of Clostridia bacterium genomic DNA includes:
- a CDS encoding GtrA family protein encodes the protein MESKGKKEFVRTIKFMLFSISAGIIQIGSFTLMNEVWHFPYWVSYLIALVLSVLWNFTLNRKFTFKSANNVPIAMLKVAGYYAVFTPLSTMLEHYLTMTLGWNEYLVTFINMFINLVTEFLFQRFFVFGKSIDSAVKKNEEEPEESDGNTEIIDE
- a CDS encoding low molecular weight phosphotyrosine protein phosphatase, which produces MKKILFVCHGNICRSPMAEYIFRDEAGKAGLEAYAESAATSSEEIWGGVGNPVYPPVKKLLAERGIDCSDKRARLLTRRDYAGFDLIVVMDGANLRNTLRVFGGDPEGKVRKLLDFTGRGGDVADPWYTRDFTAAERDIDDGVRALIGCLKNNA
- a CDS encoding glycoside hydrolase family 2; its protein translation is MELKYHQDTEKLHIGCEAPRAYYIPYAGSDRVTPREAASALADCGASSLFTSLCGEWRFAFYASPEAVPEEAVGADYPLPEATLNVPSVWQLNGYDKPAYINVRYPFPYDPPFVPRENPAGLYLRDVELTPRGRAYINLEGVDSCFYLWVNGRFAGYSQVSHSTSEIDITEYLREGRNRFAILVLKWCDGTYLECQDKWRTSGIFRRVYLLSRSEGHLRDYTVTAGADGALRFEGDAPCKLRLLDGESVIASADCAGSAELRVPSPRLWTAETPELYTLEISAAGEKIYESVGFRSVATDGGVFKVNSAPVKLRGVNRHDSHPERGCAVTTDDMRLDLELMKAHNVNAIRTSHYPNDPRFLKLCDEYGFYVIDEADVEAHGVLTAAPDYALTKDIAEKPMWKNALLDRETRLWARDRNRASVVIWSLGNESFWGGNFIACADLLHKLDATRPVHYEGASADMTPEGDYPAGVDFISRMYPSLDDIKRQLARPDSRPYFLCEYNHAMGNSNGELADWWELIYSEPRMCGGCVWEWCDHGIKTGENADGSPRFAYGGDFGEAYHDGNFCMDGLVSADRKPHSGLLELKQAYAPFAFEEADGGVRITSRLSFTPSDGYLLKTLGELNGRRVSLKAEAMPRIEPLGSAVIPLRFPDGGGLAAVTFSVLDRNMNEVCFKQFTRGEYALPARSGAEGADAIAESDTEIRITAGEAEYIISKLSGLPVSIKAGGEELLAEPAYFSAARAATDNDVWEKEEWRKAGFYDMRSAAREISAVGNAVRARITLGGDVVAPPFAVALEYRFFTDGSCGFRAEVEVAEGAPSLPRFGLALPLKKDFREYAWFGRGAGESYPDKTLATRIGRFEAALPERFDYSVKPQDCGERMNVRELTVRGEGAALNVSADADFAFSLLGWNVSELEAAAHAWELPAPKHSVLTVDGALGGIGTNSCGPRLLDKYRFTEKRFSFGFTIAPEKK
- a CDS encoding HD domain-containing protein; translated protein: MTFYMSATILIELLMIAMTLHVINYSGFTRQQKAWFIMTFASVMVCSAAEFAVHCGYYKPSWAIPLTIITVIQFSASPLLAVFFSGALGQHKESKRAVRFFMINAVIEIVSAPFGWVFYFDAEGYHRGKFFIIYTVCYFLALLYLIVSMIVVGRKFRHRDTITIGMVLVILIAGIIPMTLMEIHIAYISIGIAACLCYIYYNDLVQEDIHAELIANQEKITDMQKHTISGLANLIESRDTETGEHVSRTGAYVKAIAENAMIERIYPEEIDERFISLLTTLAPMHDVGKIIVPDSILRKPGKLTDEEYEIMKTHASAGGDVVRQILKGITDEEYLKFASDIATYHHERWDGAGYPEGLAGEDIPISARIMAIADVFDALVSERCYKKAMPVDKALATIRLESGSHFDPKLAEIFLKYYPFSKEEAD
- a CDS encoding HD domain-containing protein gives rise to the protein MEFNFYIFAIVITELLMLAMLIHVATYSAFTKEQKRWYICTFLAVMLCAAAEVLALKFSGYGKIVAVPLSILTAIQFSLTPMLPVFFAGALGMRRMIKVSGILLLIHAGLEILSLFFGWIFYFDDSGTYFRGKLYIIYEAFYIVSLLFLIGSLIMVGRRFKRRDVFTIVMIPIVMLSGIIPLVFFKVYTDYIAIGVCASLCYIYYNDLVQQDAKAKLLADQKVLSGMQENIITGMASLIESRDAETGEHVSRTSNLVKSIAESARNDGVYADKLDDRFVSELYALAPMHDVGKIVVPDDILKKPGKLTPDEFEQMKRHASEGGTVIRQTLSGVTDEEYLKFASDIATYHHERWDGTGYPEGLSGESIPLAARIMAIADVYDALISERCYKKAIPVDEALKIIRDESGSHFDPKLAEVFLEHVAKE
- a CDS encoding helix-turn-helix domain-containing protein, with amino-acid sequence MEIGKEIRRLRDGRGLTQEALAEALNVTAQTVSKWECGNSIPDVQLLPEIAVFFGVTIDQLFAMTPDQQMERIENHIYSRGMFDEAELKQIERQLAAFAEDPELEGRALLLMTKLYNNQAEQFRLKAADFGRRAVEKTGSDREAVSELANAWGSYIPDWNARNHHELIEWFGDYCRRNPTNRAALMWLLDNLIDDRRLDEARAWLDKLAAIDGTFRTPMYRYLIAAAACDKDESERLLRELESTDDREWCLALTLGDIYTQRQEYDKAVAWYRKGQEAQPSPKYIDSAVSIAHICEIRGDKAGAVGAYREALRLMKEEWGIVSGEEREAIERAISKLQ